In Apium graveolens cultivar Ventura chromosome 10, ASM990537v1, whole genome shotgun sequence, the following are encoded in one genomic region:
- the LOC141693704 gene encoding small ribosomal subunit protein eS10z-like: MIITEKNRREISKYLFQEGVCYAKKDYNLAKHPDIDVPNLQVIKLMQSFKSKEYVRETFAWMHYYWYLTNDGIEFLRTYLNLPSDIVPSTLKKSARPLGRPMGGPPGDRPRGPSRFEGERPRFGDRDGYRGGPRGPPGEFGGEKGGAPADYQPAFRGGGRGGFGRGSGGFGGAPPS; the protein is encoded by the exons ATG ATTATCActgaaaagaatagaagagaaATCTCCAAGTACCTCTTCCAAG AGGGGGTTTGCTATGCAAAAAAGGATTACAATCTTGCGAAACACCCCGATATCGATGTCCCTAATCTACAGGTTATTAAGCTGATGCAGAGCTTTAAGTCGAAAGAGTATGTGCGTGAGACATTTGCCTGGATGCATTACTATTGGTACCTTACCAATGATGGGATTGAGTTTCTCAGGACTTATCTCAATCTCCCATCCGACATTGTTCCTTCGACTCTGAAGAAGTCTGCTAGGCCTCTCGGCCGTCCCATGGGCGGCCCTCCTGGCGATCGCCCACG TGGCCCGTCCAGGTTTGAGGGAGAAAGACCTAGGTTTGGTGACAGGGATGGGTACAGAGGTGGACCGAGAGGTCCTCCTGGTGAATTTGGTGGTGAAAAAGGAGGAGCTCCTGCTGATTACCAGCCTGCATTCAGG GGTGGCGGTAGAGGTGGATTTGGGCGTGGCTCTGGGGGTTTCGGTGGAGCACCACCTAGTTAA